In Camarhynchus parvulus chromosome 21, STF_HiC, whole genome shotgun sequence, a genomic segment contains:
- the TMEM52 gene encoding transmembrane protein 52, with protein MSDWTNLWYVWLILLLVFLLLLCGVSASCVKFCCRKKRLPVEPFPRHPCDLAVIGIDSDSTAHSTVTSYSSWQYPPSVQIPLVFVDMDKNTVSPPAYSLYAMDLPPSYDEAVQMGKQVARTNQKLDDIPEQVTPRGLNPSQSPPDTINRDPATQANSEDSEDATKEQPQV; from the exons ATGTCTGATTGGACAAATCTGTGGTATGTCTG GCTGATCTTGCTGCTggtgttcctgctcctgctctgtggcgTCTCAGCGAGCTGTGTCAAgttctgctgcaggaagaaaaggctCCCAGTGGAGCCCTTCCCTCGGCACCCCTGTGACCTGGCCGTGATTGGCATTGACAGTgacagcactgcccacagcacagtgacCT catACAGCTCATGGCAGTACCCTCCAAGTGTCCAGATTCCCTTGGTATTTGTGGATATGGATAAGAACACTGTGTCTCCTCCAGCCTACAGCCTCTATGCCATGGACCTGCCACCTTCCTATGATGAAGCTGTTCAAATGGGAAAGCAAGTGGCACGGACAAACCAGAAACTTGATGACATCCCTGAACAGGTGACACCACGTGGGCTGAATCCCAGCCAGTCCCCACCTGACACAATCAACAGAGATCCAGCAACACAGGCAAATTCAGAAGATTCAGAAGATGCCACGAAAGAACAGCCACAGGTCTGA